From one Terriglobia bacterium genomic stretch:
- a CDS encoding nuclear transport factor 2 family protein encodes MKIRPLLPLSLCFCLSLSAATALYAGTPEKEAVLAPVKALFDGMAKRDAAAVKKPLLAGGSMVLMRDGKPVRMTFEEFADRVAKPGTTRIEERIHNPLVRIDHDLAVVWAPFGFLVDGKVDHCGTDLFNLVRTDGEWKIASVADTGRKDCPITPHKAK; translated from the coding sequence ATGAAAATCCGCCCTCTGTTGCCCCTGTCTCTCTGCTTTTGTCTCTCCCTTTCAGCTGCGACCGCGCTGTATGCCGGAACGCCGGAAAAAGAGGCGGTTTTAGCTCCTGTGAAAGCGCTGTTTGATGGCATGGCGAAACGCGACGCGGCGGCGGTCAAGAAGCCGTTGCTCGCCGGGGGCTCGATGGTGCTGATGCGCGATGGCAAGCCCGTCCGGATGACCTTTGAAGAATTCGCGGATCGAGTGGCCAAACCCGGAACCACGCGCATCGAGGAGCGAATCCATAATCCGCTGGTGCGCATCGATCACGATCTGGCAGTGGTATGGGCTCCATTCGGATTTCTTGTCGATGGCAAGGTTGACCATTGCGGAACTGACCTGTTCAATCTTGTTCGGACGGACGGTGAGTGGAAAATCGCAAGTGTCGCCGATACGGGGCGAAAGGATTGCCCGATCACACCGCACAAAGCCAAATAG
- a CDS encoding sulfatase-like hydrolase/transferase: protein MLFLSIYCLLAYLPDTYYMLIRAPYLVWLPWLIRFQPWIFSVLAVSLCVVLFLEGKQHVRRLLIEFTLVLLAAAVLFFVTEPLAHIQNDSRSFIWSLVLLFPVLFLGTLDIAADWKLIEAANQQPPRRLGFVVPLLVAGAVGIVDPGTSILRSLQSSSAFHIVARDIWAWLLAVAADLLLCVFLVSLYNLPESLHLSRRPVLRFVVYRLVTWILLDRLLQNVILDSLPFHSIPSQLYSGTLALTSVIFGGSERILLPDIRAWRHRFVEQKKTRVLIGLGCVLVALAYVVPALIGLLDWNYLLEKMWTLILWTGAIITAVLWRRMRSPRPYPALPIVCILVISPLLYVYALAPSTHRTETSDVSMGMSVALAQHVSLDTSYRVVEELWAWRRESWPWRHENTCDELCHFLLAHSNLARTVKATAVDVKLVEKLEPTSIKKPNIFVIVIDSLRQDYVSAYNPAVTFTPEIGKFAAESTVFRNAFTRYNGTALSEPAIWAGAMLLHKKSYLQPFHTLNGMEKLLDTDDYQRFISVDIPVLQVVLQRTPDLVPLDENVKVWTQEDVCSTELDAENKINRRADRRPIFMYAQPQNLHAITLSGLGPYRNPRKPYPGFMPKVASELERVDGCFGRFIHYLKSSGLYNNSIVVLTSDHGDSYGEYGRLGHAWTMNPEDLRIPLIIHLPEKMKSTYYHDPDQIAFNIDITPTLYYLLGHGPVVNDPRFGRPLFTKTPKEAEAYRRDSYLVVNTYTPIYGLLSNNGKSLFIANPLDYTNGYFDLEKDPFGVVNRLNDKILITDQELIHDDVQQIGKLYHFELHEPTFMEWLTH from the coding sequence ATGTTATTCCTCTCCATCTACTGCCTGCTGGCGTACTTACCCGATACCTACTACATGCTCATCAGGGCTCCGTACCTGGTCTGGCTGCCCTGGCTGATTCGATTCCAACCCTGGATTTTCAGCGTCCTTGCAGTTTCTCTATGTGTCGTCTTGTTCCTGGAAGGAAAGCAACATGTACGCAGATTGCTAATCGAATTTACGCTGGTGCTTCTGGCAGCTGCCGTATTGTTTTTTGTGACCGAACCCCTGGCTCATATTCAGAACGATTCTCGCAGTTTTATCTGGAGCTTAGTACTGCTGTTTCCGGTACTCTTCCTGGGAACTCTAGATATTGCCGCGGATTGGAAGCTAATTGAGGCGGCTAACCAGCAACCACCACGGCGGTTAGGATTTGTGGTCCCACTGCTTGTTGCGGGCGCTGTCGGAATCGTCGACCCGGGTACGTCGATCCTTCGTTCCTTACAAAGCAGTTCCGCGTTTCATATTGTTGCACGGGACATTTGGGCGTGGCTCCTCGCGGTGGCGGCAGATCTCCTGCTTTGCGTATTCCTGGTAAGCCTGTACAACCTTCCCGAGTCGCTGCACTTGTCACGCCGCCCAGTCTTGCGGTTTGTCGTATACAGGTTGGTGACGTGGATCTTGCTTGATCGTCTTCTCCAGAACGTCATCCTGGATTCACTGCCATTCCACAGCATACCGTCTCAGCTCTATTCAGGTACGCTTGCTCTCACATCGGTGATATTCGGCGGGTCAGAACGGATTCTGCTTCCGGATATACGGGCATGGCGACACAGGTTTGTCGAGCAGAAGAAAACTCGGGTGCTAATAGGCTTGGGATGCGTCCTCGTGGCTTTGGCTTATGTTGTGCCGGCATTGATCGGCTTGCTTGATTGGAATTACTTACTTGAGAAGATGTGGACCTTGATACTGTGGACCGGGGCGATTATCACAGCTGTTTTGTGGCGAAGAATGCGGTCGCCGCGGCCGTATCCTGCGCTCCCAATCGTGTGCATTCTCGTTATCAGCCCCTTGCTGTACGTCTACGCCCTGGCGCCCTCAACTCATCGAACTGAGACATCCGATGTCTCGATGGGAATGAGCGTCGCTCTTGCGCAACACGTGAGTTTGGACACATCGTACAGGGTAGTTGAGGAGCTGTGGGCATGGCGAAGGGAGTCGTGGCCTTGGCGGCACGAAAATACCTGTGATGAACTTTGCCATTTCCTGCTTGCACATAGCAATCTAGCGCGAACAGTAAAGGCGACAGCGGTTGACGTAAAGCTGGTGGAGAAACTGGAGCCTACTTCGATCAAGAAACCGAACATATTCGTCATTGTGATCGATAGTCTGCGCCAGGACTACGTCTCTGCCTACAATCCGGCGGTCACCTTCACGCCCGAGATTGGAAAATTCGCGGCTGAAAGCACAGTATTTCGGAATGCCTTCACACGGTATAACGGCACAGCACTGTCCGAACCTGCGATCTGGGCAGGAGCGATGTTGCTGCACAAGAAGTCCTACCTGCAGCCCTTTCACACCCTCAACGGAATGGAGAAACTGCTGGATACGGACGATTATCAACGCTTTATAAGCGTGGATATCCCGGTTTTACAGGTTGTGCTGCAGCGGACGCCGGACCTGGTGCCCTTGGATGAGAATGTGAAGGTCTGGACACAGGAAGACGTCTGTTCGACGGAACTCGACGCCGAAAACAAAATTAATCGCCGAGCGGATAGGCGACCGATATTCATGTATGCCCAGCCTCAAAATCTGCACGCGATCACTCTCTCCGGGTTGGGTCCCTACCGAAATCCTAGAAAGCCGTATCCCGGCTTCATGCCGAAGGTAGCCTCGGAATTGGAGCGTGTCGACGGGTGCTTCGGCAGGTTCATCCACTACCTGAAGTCGTCCGGCCTCTATAACAACAGCATCGTCGTACTCACGTCCGATCATGGCGATTCGTATGGAGAATATGGACGACTGGGACATGCGTGGACCATGAACCCTGAGGACCTGCGGATTCCGCTCATTATTCATCTTCCGGAGAAGATGAAGAGCACCTATTACCATGATCCCGATCAGATCGCATTCAACATCGATATCACGCCGACGCTCTATTACCTGTTGGGGCATGGACCCGTCGTGAACGACCCACGCTTTGGACGGCCGCTCTTCACCAAAACGCCAAAAGAAGCAGAAGCGTACCGGCGCGACAGCTATCTTGTGGTTAATACTTACACGCCGATTTATGGACTTCTAAGTAACAATGGAAAAAGCCTGTTCATTGCCAACCCGCTTGACTATACCAACGGGTATTTCGACCTGGAAAAGGATCCTTTTGGAGTCGTCAATCGATTGAATGACAAGATTCTGATTACCGACCAGGAACTCATCCACGATGACGTGCAGCAGATCGGAAAGCTCTATCACTTCGAATTGCACGAGCCAACCTTCATGGAGTGGCTCACGCACTAG
- a CDS encoding M50 family metallopeptidase produces the protein MSQQPGSFRLFRVAGITVYLHSLWFVVAVFEISARKNYYSSISWNIAEYLGLFLIVLLHEFGHALACKQVGGSADRILLWPLGGVAYVSPPERPGATLWSIAAGPLVNVVIAGILFAVPYVDPSLLSTPGDMRLFIRSITLINWVLLVFNLLPVYPLDGGQILRSLLWFVFGRARSLSITAWIGFAGGIALLALALKAGSVWLGAVALYMLFRCWRGMQGARALAKLESLPRRPDFACPSCTQSPQIGDFWKCRCGTRFDTFATQATCPQCGTQYPRTTCFNCRTQHPIEEWRRLSAASSSA, from the coding sequence ATGTCCCAACAGCCAGGCTCTTTCCGGCTCTTCCGCGTTGCAGGTATTACCGTTTATCTGCATTCGTTGTGGTTTGTCGTCGCGGTCTTTGAGATCAGCGCTCGAAAGAACTACTACTCCTCCATATCCTGGAACATCGCCGAATATCTCGGACTCTTCTTGATCGTGCTGCTGCACGAGTTCGGCCATGCGCTCGCCTGCAAGCAGGTTGGCGGCAGCGCCGACCGAATCCTCTTGTGGCCTCTGGGAGGCGTGGCCTACGTCTCACCGCCAGAGCGGCCCGGCGCAACCTTGTGGAGCATCGCCGCAGGCCCACTCGTCAACGTAGTGATTGCCGGGATCCTCTTCGCTGTCCCTTATGTCGACCCGTCACTGCTGTCGACTCCGGGCGACATGCGTCTCTTCATCCGGTCCATCACTCTCATCAACTGGGTGCTCCTCGTCTTCAATCTTCTTCCGGTGTACCCGCTGGATGGCGGTCAGATCCTGCGCTCGCTTCTCTGGTTCGTGTTCGGACGCGCGCGCAGTCTCAGCATCACCGCATGGATCGGCTTCGCGGGCGGCATCGCGCTATTAGCCCTTGCTCTCAAAGCGGGATCGGTCTGGCTCGGCGCCGTCGCCTTATACATGCTGTTCAGGTGCTGGCGTGGAATGCAGGGCGCTCGCGCGCTCGCGAAACTGGAGAGCCTGCCTCGCCGCCCGGATTTCGCCTGCCCGTCATGCACGCAATCACCGCAAATCGGCGACTTCTGGAAATGCAGGTGCGGCACGCGCTTCGACACGTTCGCTACTCAGGCTACATGCCCGCAGTGTGGCACACAGTACCCCAGGACGACGTGTTTCAACTGCCGAACCCAGCACCCGATCGAGGAGTGGAGGCGATTGTCCGCCGCGAGTTCATCAGCGTAG
- a CDS encoding nuclear transport factor 2 family protein: MPIIKRAFMLLFSVLLFVLLWNLYTPNQGAWRAAPEWGNATPEVRTSVLNQLQKFQEGYTRRDVKQLDTYMDGVFSRERPVVLGTMPGEIYVGYPEVTKLIREDWESWGDCRFRLDQTQISAVGNVAWFATVGSVKFDLSRYLVLPLRLTGVMVNENGAWKVRQAQFQFDLDISNLLLAQALTAAWIVVNALLLALSAYRKWARHDSAQHARLIARA, encoded by the coding sequence ATGCCGATCATAAAGCGGGCATTCATGTTGCTGTTCAGCGTTCTGCTTTTCGTATTGCTCTGGAATCTCTATACCCCAAACCAGGGCGCATGGCGCGCTGCTCCGGAATGGGGCAACGCTACGCCGGAAGTCCGGACTTCAGTGCTCAATCAATTGCAAAAATTCCAGGAGGGCTACACCCGGCGCGATGTGAAGCAATTAGATACGTACATGGACGGCGTGTTTTCGCGCGAACGACCAGTGGTCCTCGGCACCATGCCCGGGGAGATCTATGTGGGCTACCCTGAGGTCACCAAGTTAATCCGGGAAGACTGGGAATCCTGGGGCGATTGCCGCTTCCGCCTCGACCAAACCCAGATCTCGGCGGTGGGAAACGTGGCCTGGTTTGCTACCGTCGGCTCGGTCAAGTTTGATCTTTCGCGCTATCTGGTTTTGCCCCTGCGGCTGACGGGGGTAATGGTAAACGAGAACGGAGCGTGGAAGGTCCGGCAAGCCCAGTTCCAGTTTGATCTCGACATCAGCAATTTGCTGCTTGCGCAGGCTCTGACGGCAGCCTGGATCGTAGTCAATGCCCTCCTGCTCGCGCTATCCGCATACCGAAAATGGGCACGCCATGACAGCGCGCAGCACGCCAGGTTGATTGCCAGAGCTTGA
- a CDS encoding SDR family oxidoreductase codes for MDTGLRNRVALVAASSQGLGKAAAEAFAAEGCRLALCARNEQQIQKVAESIRQKHGVEVLARRVDVSEFDAVDRFVQEVAGHFGQLDICVTNAGGPPAKGFLATTMDDWMAAARLNLLSTVAFAHAAIPHMQKRHWGRFITITSVSVRQPVPDLVLSNSIRAGVVGLLKSLSNEFGKDGILFNNVAPGFTATDRLKDLAAARSKASGKTQQEIFDGWAADSALKRLGEPEEVADAIVWLASERASCITGQTLLVDGGTYRGL; via the coding sequence ATGGATACGGGACTTCGGAATCGTGTCGCGCTGGTTGCGGCCTCCAGCCAGGGATTGGGCAAGGCGGCGGCCGAGGCCTTCGCGGCCGAGGGCTGCCGGCTAGCGCTGTGTGCTCGCAACGAGCAGCAGATTCAGAAAGTTGCCGAATCGATTCGCCAGAAACACGGCGTTGAAGTTCTAGCCCGGCGAGTGGATGTCTCGGAGTTCGACGCGGTCGACAGGTTCGTCCAGGAGGTCGCAGGGCATTTCGGCCAGCTCGACATCTGCGTTACCAACGCTGGAGGCCCGCCCGCAAAAGGGTTCCTCGCCACCACCATGGACGACTGGATGGCCGCTGCGCGGTTGAACCTGCTCAGCACGGTTGCCTTCGCGCACGCGGCGATTCCGCACATGCAGAAAAGGCATTGGGGGCGTTTCATTACGATCACCTCGGTTTCGGTTCGGCAGCCGGTTCCCGATCTCGTGCTGTCGAACTCCATCCGGGCCGGTGTCGTCGGACTGCTGAAGAGCCTGTCGAACGAATTCGGAAAAGACGGGATTTTGTTCAACAACGTAGCTCCGGGTTTTACCGCGACGGACCGGTTGAAAGATCTCGCCGCGGCGCGATCGAAGGCGAGCGGCAAAACGCAGCAGGAAATCTTCGACGGTTGGGCAGCGGACAGCGCGCTGAAACGGCTCGGCGAACCCGAGGAGGTTGCGGACGCGATCGTGTGGCTCGCCTCGGAACGCGCTTCCTGCATAACCGGGCAAACGTTGCTGGTGGATGGCGGAACGTATCGCGGGCTGTAA
- a CDS encoding cupin domain-containing protein, whose amino-acid sequence MLKHISWDSVPIEQLNPLLQRHFVVGENVMIARVLLKKGSVVPRHSHHNEQLTYILEGALKFFIDGKEIVVGAGEVLCIPPNMPHEALALEDTVDLDIFNPPRKDWIEKNDEYLRSEAEALNKVGER is encoded by the coding sequence ATGTTGAAACATATCTCCTGGGATTCGGTACCGATTGAACAGTTGAATCCGCTACTGCAGCGGCATTTTGTCGTTGGCGAAAACGTGATGATCGCGCGCGTTCTGCTCAAGAAAGGTTCGGTCGTGCCGCGGCATAGCCATCACAATGAGCAACTCACGTACATCCTCGAAGGAGCGCTGAAGTTCTTCATCGACGGCAAGGAGATCGTGGTTGGCGCGGGAGAGGTGCTGTGCATTCCGCCGAACATGCCGCACGAAGCCCTGGCGCTGGAAGACACCGTGGATCTCGATATTTTCAATCCGCCGCGCAAGGACTGGATCGAGAAGAACGACGAGTACCTGCGGTCGGAGGCCGAGGCGCTGAACAAGGTTGGGGAGCGGTGA
- the dapA gene encoding 4-hydroxy-tetrahydrodipicolinate synthase, whose translation MKLRGCGTAIVTPFLSDGSIDEKSLRSLVAWQVESKIDFLVPCGTTGETPTLTRDEWLRVIEITIEVVNGRVPIVAGATSNCTAEAVERARTVAAIPGVDAILTASPYYNKPTQEGQYQHFKAIAEAVDKPLVLYNVPGRTAANIEPATLGRLAQIPNIIAVKEASGNLSQIADVFNAVPESFLVFSGDDAVTLPVISLGGSGIISVASNEIPKEMAEMTRAALAGDWTSARKLHRKFLPLMQANFLESNPMPVKCVLAMMGRIEENYRLPMLRVKPETRAKLEKIAKGAGLLQPVAAAG comes from the coding sequence ATGAAACTACGTGGCTGCGGCACCGCGATCGTCACCCCATTTCTCAGCGACGGCTCCATCGACGAAAAATCTCTACGCTCCCTCGTCGCATGGCAGGTCGAGTCGAAAATCGACTTTCTCGTCCCTTGCGGAACCACCGGCGAGACGCCTACGCTCACCCGAGACGAGTGGCTCCGCGTCATCGAAATAACTATTGAAGTTGTGAATGGGCGCGTTCCCATCGTCGCCGGTGCGACTTCGAATTGCACGGCCGAAGCCGTTGAGCGCGCTCGCACCGTGGCCGCCATCCCCGGCGTCGACGCCATCCTTACCGCCTCGCCCTACTACAACAAGCCCACGCAGGAAGGCCAGTACCAGCACTTCAAGGCAATCGCCGAAGCCGTCGACAAGCCGCTCGTGCTCTACAACGTGCCCGGCCGCACCGCCGCCAACATCGAACCGGCCACGCTGGGCCGCCTCGCGCAGATCCCGAATATCATCGCCGTCAAGGAAGCCAGCGGCAACCTCTCGCAAATCGCCGACGTCTTCAACGCCGTCCCCGAATCCTTCCTCGTCTTCAGCGGCGACGACGCCGTCACGCTGCCCGTCATCTCGCTCGGCGGCTCCGGCATCATCTCCGTCGCCTCCAACGAAATTCCTAAAGAGATGGCGGAAATGACGCGCGCAGCCCTCGCTGGCGACTGGACCAGCGCGCGCAAGCTCCACCGCAAATTCCTCCCGCTGATGCAGGCCAACTTCCTTGAATCCAATCCGATGCCCGTGAAGTGCGTGCTCGCCATGATGGGCCGCATCGAGGAGAACTACCGCCTGCCCATGCTGCGCGTAAAACCGGAAACGCGCGCGAAACTGGAAAAGATCGCGAAAGGAGCCGGCCTGCTGCAACCGGTCGCCGCCGCGGGCTAG